From one Euzebya sp. genomic stretch:
- a CDS encoding type II secretion system F family protein: protein MTPGLIGLAALGVYAVALVGLRLVRTPSAGLVGVDGGGPVRAQRSLVGALHAALGRRLEPLIRRTMTEGSRRRLEHWLDAAGRPDRWGIADVIRAKGGDTGICVLLGIGAMTLHPLLGPVMVVYGYLRRDLQLRSAARRRQAQIERDLPDYLDILGVTVQAGLKFRGALRRVGEQFDSPVAEEFRIALQQLDVGASRRAAFEGLRDRNDSPSLNRFVGALLQSEELGAPLTDAMASIARDMRKVFSQNVRRDAAKAAPKVTLVATVLLMPGAALLLIGGLLIGGDIQLGGLFGG, encoded by the coding sequence GTGACCCCCGGGCTGATCGGGCTGGCGGCGCTCGGCGTGTACGCCGTCGCCCTGGTCGGGTTGCGGCTGGTGCGCACCCCCTCCGCAGGCCTCGTCGGCGTCGACGGCGGCGGGCCCGTCCGGGCCCAGCGGTCGCTCGTCGGCGCGCTCCACGCCGCCCTCGGGCGCCGCCTGGAGCCGCTCATCCGCCGCACGATGACCGAGGGGTCGCGACGCCGGCTCGAGCACTGGCTCGACGCGGCCGGCCGTCCGGACCGCTGGGGCATCGCCGACGTGATCCGGGCGAAGGGCGGCGACACCGGCATCTGCGTCCTCCTCGGGATCGGGGCGATGACCCTGCACCCGCTGCTCGGACCGGTCATGGTGGTCTACGGCTACCTCCGCCGGGACCTGCAGCTCCGCTCGGCCGCAAGGCGGCGGCAGGCGCAGATCGAGCGGGACCTGCCCGACTACCTCGACATCCTCGGCGTCACCGTCCAGGCCGGTCTGAAGTTCCGCGGGGCGCTGCGGCGGGTGGGGGAGCAGTTCGACTCACCGGTCGCCGAGGAGTTCCGCATCGCCCTGCAGCAGCTCGACGTCGGCGCGTCGCGGCGCGCGGCCTTCGAGGGCCTGCGCGACCGCAACGACAGCCCGTCGCTGAACCGCTTCGTCGGTGCCCTGCTGCAGTCCGAGGAGCTGGGCGCACCGCTCACCGACGCGATGGCGTCGATCGCGCGGGACATGCGGAAGGTGTTCAGCCAGAACGTCCGCCGGGACGCGGCGAAGGCGGCGCCGAAGGTCACGCTGGTCGCCACGGTCCTGCTGATGCCGGGTGCGGCGCTGCTGCTCATCGGCGGGCTGCTGATCGGCGGCGACATCCAGCTCGGGGGGCTGTTCGGTGGCTGA
- a CDS encoding sensor histidine kinase, producing the protein MADRTSTTAESLSGLVKLAVDLRLILLLIAGVVALVQGADRRVLILVLLASYAGVGVLLWWDRLADALLRHPTLFLLDVAITIGILVATGVDGPFVLYTISTAFLAGALYGYAGGGVFGVGIAVVHVVLALRLSTADMTFTALVSIPVLVVVAGLGASALRGLLLHASGVESDLEQAVARGAASEERARLAREMHDSLGKTLHGIALAATALPQWVEKRPEKAAEQAALVATAAETAALEARQLISDLRSDNLDAPLHTAIADWGREWAAQSGIQLSLAVTPVGAISASSRYELFTVLRESLRNVAAHSGASRASVYLARDSELAVLEVADDGHGVPSTDLEQLAAEGHYGLLGMRERARRAGGDLVILDRGRGTTIRAEVPVTSAHDMVRPPEEVPT; encoded by the coding sequence GTGGCTGATCGCACCTCCACCACGGCGGAGTCCCTGAGCGGCCTGGTCAAGCTGGCGGTCGACCTCCGCCTGATCCTGCTCCTCATCGCCGGCGTGGTCGCCCTGGTCCAGGGCGCCGACCGCCGCGTGCTGATCCTCGTGCTGCTCGCCAGCTACGCCGGGGTCGGCGTGCTCCTGTGGTGGGACCGGCTGGCCGACGCGCTGCTGCGCCACCCGACGCTGTTCCTCCTCGACGTGGCCATCACCATCGGGATCCTCGTCGCGACCGGCGTCGACGGGCCGTTCGTGCTCTACACCATCTCGACGGCCTTCCTCGCCGGCGCGCTGTACGGCTACGCGGGCGGCGGGGTCTTCGGCGTCGGGATCGCCGTCGTCCACGTCGTCCTGGCCCTCCGCCTGTCGACGGCCGACATGACCTTCACCGCGCTCGTGTCCATCCCCGTCCTGGTCGTGGTGGCCGGACTTGGGGCGTCGGCGCTCCGCGGGCTGCTGCTGCACGCCTCCGGCGTCGAGTCCGACCTCGAGCAGGCCGTCGCGCGGGGGGCGGCGTCGGAGGAGCGGGCGCGGCTCGCCCGGGAGATGCACGACTCCCTCGGCAAGACGCTGCACGGCATCGCCCTGGCGGCCACCGCCCTGCCGCAGTGGGTCGAGAAGCGGCCCGAGAAGGCTGCCGAGCAGGCCGCCCTGGTCGCCACGGCCGCGGAGACCGCGGCCCTGGAGGCCCGCCAGCTGATCAGCGACCTGCGCAGCGACAACCTCGACGCGCCGCTGCACACCGCGATCGCCGACTGGGGGCGGGAGTGGGCCGCGCAGTCGGGCATCCAGCTGTCGCTCGCGGTCACCCCGGTCGGCGCGATCAGCGCGTCGTCGCGCTACGAGCTCTTCACCGTCCTGAGGGAGTCGCTGCGGAACGTCGCGGCCCACTCCGGCGCCTCCCGCGCATCGGTCTACCTGGCACGCGACTCCGAGCTCGCGGTCCTCGAGGTCGCCGACGACGGCCACGGGGTCCCCTCGACTGACCTCGAGCAGCTCGCCGCCGAGGGCCACTACGGCCTGCTGGGCATGCGCGAGCGCGCGCGGCGCGCCGGCGGCGACCTGGTGATCCTCGACCGCGGGCGGGGCACCACCATCCGGGCCGAGGTGCCCGTGACGTCGGCGCACGACATGGTGCGGCCGCCCGAGGAGGTCCCCACGTGA
- a CDS encoding response regulator translates to MIRVLIADDNPVIRGGLSGLLDLRDDVSVVGEAGNGKEAVAKVRDLRPDVTLMDVRMPIMDGIEATSQVAEQTAVLMLTYAEDVEIVGRAIQAGARAYIVHGRFTPDELGDAIREVHAGGTHVSPTVAPALFELVRTGATTGGPGSADGLTEREIDVVNLIAQGRSNAEIAEALFVSEKTVKNHINRAYAKLGVSNRAEAIAKWLGTSGHHR, encoded by the coding sequence GTGATCAGAGTCCTCATCGCCGACGACAACCCGGTGATCCGCGGCGGTCTCAGCGGCCTGCTCGACCTGCGCGACGACGTGTCGGTGGTCGGGGAGGCCGGCAACGGCAAGGAGGCGGTCGCGAAGGTCCGCGACCTCCGGCCCGACGTGACCCTGATGGACGTCCGGATGCCGATCATGGACGGCATCGAGGCCACGTCGCAGGTGGCCGAGCAGACGGCCGTGCTGATGCTGACCTACGCCGAGGACGTCGAGATCGTGGGACGTGCCATCCAGGCGGGCGCCCGGGCGTACATCGTCCACGGGCGCTTCACGCCGGACGAGCTCGGCGACGCGATCCGCGAGGTCCACGCCGGGGGGACCCACGTCAGCCCCACCGTCGCACCCGCCCTGTTCGAGCTGGTGCGCACCGGCGCGACGACCGGCGGTCCGGGCAGCGCCGACGGGTTGACCGAGCGCGAGATCGACGTGGTCAACCTCATCGCGCAGGGCCGCTCGAACGCCGAGATCGCCGAGGCGCTCTTCGTCTCGGAGAAGACCGTCAAGAACCACATCAACCGCGCCTACGCGAAGCTGGGGGTGAGCAACCGTGCCGAGGCGATCGCCAAGTGGCTGGGCACCAGCGGCCACCACCGGTGA
- a CDS encoding VWA domain-containing protein has protein sequence MRRSFAVVCALLLVAGCSGGSDPEVAGPTTVPPPDAGASATASPTEAPTTEAATEPEPTEEEDDEDVAYPSTSRLRDLGAAATCDLIGDEYCDDANGNLWPDFVESELGQDPAADECTQDDCGGATTQEILVETQDNTLFILDASGSMAGDAGGVSKMDAAKQALVDYVSVTPDFADLGLMVYGHRGDNSDAGRAESCAGIETFAQIGDLTPENAADVVGQFSATGWTPIGASLDAAGPVLQAAADADAAEGLEGATNRIILISDGIETCDGDPVASAQALVDLGIQVVVDVIGFDLAEADRAALQQVADATGGIYRDAANAQGLRDALREYIAQRAQVQEVINCRIRADAANGSCRVNFAADALSVLLAEGEEARRSDDLAERERGRFIGRWALQVDDEYEDVRQQMQSDATASLEELQAEIAESLERSEEILGQFQKVALRPTFTCPYDDDVGGDQGVQLA, from the coding sequence GTGCGCAGGTCCTTCGCGGTGGTGTGCGCGCTGCTGCTCGTCGCGGGCTGCAGCGGCGGGAGCGACCCGGAGGTCGCCGGCCCGACCACCGTGCCCCCGCCGGACGCGGGCGCCTCCGCGACCGCGTCGCCGACCGAGGCGCCCACGACCGAGGCGGCCACCGAGCCCGAGCCGACCGAGGAGGAGGACGACGAGGACGTCGCCTACCCCTCCACCTCGCGGTTGCGGGACCTCGGGGCCGCGGCGACCTGCGACCTGATCGGCGACGAGTACTGCGACGACGCGAACGGCAACCTGTGGCCGGACTTCGTCGAGTCCGAGCTCGGCCAGGACCCCGCGGCGGACGAGTGCACCCAGGACGACTGCGGCGGCGCCACCACCCAGGAGATCCTGGTCGAGACCCAGGACAACACCCTGTTCATCCTGGACGCCTCCGGCTCGATGGCCGGCGACGCCGGCGGCGTCTCGAAGATGGACGCCGCGAAGCAGGCGCTGGTGGACTACGTGTCGGTGACCCCCGACTTCGCCGACCTCGGCCTGATGGTCTACGGGCACCGGGGTGACAACTCCGACGCGGGCCGGGCCGAGTCCTGCGCCGGCATCGAGACCTTCGCCCAGATCGGCGACCTGACCCCGGAGAACGCGGCCGACGTCGTCGGCCAGTTCAGCGCGACGGGCTGGACGCCGATCGGCGCGTCCCTCGACGCCGCCGGACCGGTGCTGCAGGCCGCGGCCGACGCGGACGCCGCCGAGGGCCTCGAGGGGGCGACGAACCGGATCATCCTCATCTCCGACGGCATCGAGACCTGCGACGGGGACCCGGTCGCCTCGGCGCAGGCCCTCGTCGACCTGGGCATCCAGGTGGTCGTGGACGTGATCGGCTTCGACCTGGCCGAGGCCGACCGCGCGGCGCTGCAGCAGGTGGCGGACGCCACCGGCGGCATCTACCGGGACGCCGCGAACGCCCAGGGGCTGCGCGACGCCCTGCGGGAGTACATCGCCCAGCGCGCCCAGGTGCAGGAGGTCATCAACTGCCGCATCCGCGCCGACGCCGCCAACGGCAGCTGCCGGGTCAACTTCGCCGCCGACGCGCTCAGCGTGCTGCTCGCGGAGGGGGAGGAGGCCCGTCGTTCCGACGACCTCGCCGAGCGCGAGCGGGGCCGGTTCATCGGGCGGTGGGCGCTCCAGGTGGACGACGAGTACGAGGACGTCCGCCAGCAGATGCAGTCCGACGCGACCGCCAGCCTGGAGGAGCTGCAGGCAGAGATCGCCGAGTCGCTCGAGCGCTCCGAGGAGATCCTCGGGCAGTTCCAGAAGGTCGCCCTCCGGCCGACGTTCACCTGCCCCTACGACGACGACGTCGGCGGCGACCAGGGGGTCCAGCTGGCATGA
- a CDS encoding pilus assembly protein TadG-related protein translates to MRRLRGGVDGERGSVIPSFLVLTLVTVVMGVFFFQTGRATDLGAEAQTGSDAASLAAAADIRQQILEWIYSGAWNYSPFVVNVLRARGAAQMYAARNDVTIEDFSITTVGYLTYDVHVQSATRRGLTAEGYVDDDPEGGTGEFTVGDGEVGRQEATARVGPGAASFLAEGYWSTGSGGFGPGSGGSATTSAGTCATSRAEVLDLAQRAGVSPPPEGTSFLERYSACDGAYGRVAVRPLAEEMKISLLKLEAAMGEPLQINSAYRSPQAQAIVCAQVTGPCAAPGRSMHQSGLAVDVQNYQRAAAVANADPSIGLCQPLPRNDAVHLSHRTGRECGGNTGTAGGGAGGGGFMPFGGFASLSAQAGITVRLVE, encoded by the coding sequence ATGAGGCGGCTGCGCGGCGGGGTGGACGGCGAGCGCGGCTCGGTGATCCCGAGCTTCCTGGTGCTCACGCTGGTGACGGTCGTGATGGGGGTGTTCTTCTTCCAGACCGGCCGCGCCACCGACCTCGGTGCAGAGGCGCAGACGGGCAGCGACGCGGCGTCGCTGGCGGCCGCAGCTGACATCCGCCAGCAGATCCTCGAGTGGATCTACTCGGGCGCCTGGAACTACAGCCCCTTCGTCGTCAACGTGCTGCGCGCCCGCGGCGCCGCCCAGATGTACGCCGCCCGCAACGACGTGACGATCGAGGACTTCTCCATCACCACCGTCGGCTACCTCACCTACGACGTGCACGTGCAGTCCGCCACCCGGCGCGGTCTGACCGCCGAGGGCTACGTCGACGACGACCCCGAGGGCGGCACCGGGGAGTTCACCGTCGGCGACGGCGAGGTGGGTCGCCAGGAGGCCACCGCCCGCGTCGGCCCCGGCGCGGCGAGCTTCCTCGCGGAGGGCTACTGGAGCACCGGCAGCGGCGGGTTCGGGCCCGGCTCCGGCGGGTCGGCCACCACGTCCGCGGGGACCTGCGCGACCAGCCGTGCCGAGGTGCTCGACCTCGCCCAGCGCGCGGGGGTGAGCCCGCCGCCGGAGGGGACGTCGTTCCTCGAGCGGTACAGCGCCTGCGACGGCGCCTACGGCCGGGTGGCGGTGCGCCCGCTGGCGGAGGAGATGAAGATCTCGCTGCTGAAGCTCGAGGCGGCGATGGGCGAACCGCTGCAGATCAACTCCGCCTACCGGTCGCCGCAGGCGCAGGCGATCGTCTGCGCCCAGGTGACCGGGCCGTGCGCGGCACCGGGCCGCTCGATGCACCAGTCGGGGCTGGCCGTCGACGTGCAGAACTACCAGCGCGCCGCGGCGGTGGCGAACGCCGACCCGTCGATCGGCTTGTGCCAGCCGCTGCCGCGGAACGACGCGGTGCACCTCTCCCACCGGACCGGGCGGGAGTGCGGCGGCAACACGGGCACCGCCGGCGGGGGCGCGGGCGGCGGCGGGTTCATGCCCTTCGGCGGGTTCGCCAGCCTCTCCGCCCAGGCCGGCATCACCGTCCGGCTGGTGGAATGA
- a CDS encoding VWA domain-containing protein — protein sequence MTALLLALCAGPAVAQSPTPTPGPTAAPLGDAPVLLILDASGSMTADDGTGRPKIDAAKEALTELISGLGPEAAVGLRAYGHRTPNTDREAGCADTELLVPVGTGNAAALQQAVDGLSASGFTPIGASLRAALEDLPDGAARTVVLVSDGIDTCAPPAACDVARDIVSEGVQLRVETVGFQVDAVAAEELRCIAEVTGGTYRPADSAEDLARELRAYLPTGTPIRGGPTPEQATTIGPGQYVDVLAHPEERWYAVDLEAGDRVRAVASIIGDAETPDMPTATVEMSLGFADVIGLAGCDDDAVTGLGPFTQTLAVDGLRVRGGTVCSDPGRYVIGLRTPEPAERDDRRALEGVELPIELFVAVTSDPVAPEATPIAQRPALDEPPPVDPGRRPTPTSYYLAAAGAFAIIGAVGGIVISRRLGP from the coding sequence GTGACCGCGCTGCTCCTGGCCCTGTGCGCCGGCCCGGCGGTCGCGCAGTCGCCGACGCCGACCCCCGGCCCGACGGCGGCGCCGCTGGGGGACGCGCCGGTGCTGTTGATCCTCGACGCGTCCGGGTCGATGACCGCTGACGACGGGACCGGCCGCCCGAAGATCGATGCGGCCAAGGAGGCGCTGACCGAGCTGATCAGCGGTCTCGGACCCGAGGCGGCGGTCGGGCTGCGCGCCTACGGGCACCGCACCCCGAACACCGACCGCGAGGCCGGGTGCGCGGACACCGAGCTGCTCGTGCCGGTGGGGACCGGCAACGCGGCGGCGCTGCAGCAGGCCGTCGACGGGCTGTCGGCCAGCGGGTTCACGCCGATCGGCGCGTCGCTGCGGGCGGCGCTCGAGGACCTGCCCGACGGCGCGGCGCGGACCGTGGTGCTGGTCAGCGACGGGATCGACACCTGCGCCCCGCCCGCCGCCTGCGACGTGGCGCGCGACATCGTCTCCGAGGGCGTGCAGCTGCGGGTCGAGACCGTCGGCTTCCAGGTCGACGCCGTGGCGGCGGAGGAGCTGCGCTGCATCGCCGAGGTCACCGGCGGCACCTACCGGCCGGCGGACTCTGCGGAGGACCTCGCCCGCGAGCTGCGGGCCTACCTGCCCACCGGCACCCCGATCCGCGGCGGCCCGACGCCGGAGCAGGCCACGACGATCGGGCCCGGCCAGTACGTCGACGTCCTCGCCCACCCCGAGGAGCGGTGGTACGCCGTCGACCTCGAGGCCGGTGACCGCGTCCGCGCGGTCGCCTCCATCATCGGCGACGCCGAGACGCCGGACATGCCGACCGCGACCGTCGAGATGTCGCTCGGGTTCGCCGACGTGATCGGGCTGGCCGGCTGCGACGACGACGCGGTCACCGGGCTCGGCCCGTTCACCCAGACCCTGGCGGTCGACGGGCTGCGGGTCAGGGGCGGCACGGTCTGCTCCGACCCCGGCCGCTACGTCATCGGGCTGCGCACCCCCGAGCCGGCCGAGCGCGACGACCGCCGCGCCCTCGAGGGGGTCGAGCTGCCCATCGAGCTGTTCGTCGCGGTCACCAGCGACCCGGTGGCCCCCGAGGCGACCCCGATCGCCCAGCGGCCGGCGCTCGACGAGCCGCCACCGGTCGATCCCGGCCGGCGCCCGACGCCGACCAGCTACTACCTGGCCGCGGCCGGCGCCTTCGCGATCATCGGCGCGGTCGGCGGGATCGTCATCTCGCGGAGGCTGGGGCCGTGA
- a CDS encoding DUF192 domain-containing protein: MTDRLVVDGRDVAALEVARTARTRSRGLLGRDGIDGAMWLAPAKHVHSLGMRFDLDVAFVDVDGLVLHTQRLRRNRSSRLVWRARAVIEAEAGAFEGWGLTPGVTVAVPPRQ; this comes from the coding sequence GTGACCGACCGGCTGGTGGTCGACGGCCGTGACGTCGCAGCGCTCGAGGTGGCCCGGACGGCCCGGACCCGCAGCCGCGGGCTGCTCGGCCGCGACGGCATCGACGGCGCGATGTGGCTCGCACCGGCCAAGCACGTCCACAGCCTGGGCATGCGCTTCGACCTCGACGTGGCGTTCGTCGACGTCGACGGGCTGGTCCTGCACACCCAGCGGCTGCGCCGCAACCGCAGCTCGCGGCTGGTCTGGCGGGCCAGGGCGGTCATCGAGGCCGAGGCGGGCGCCTTCGAGGGGTGGGGGCTCACCCCCGGCGTGACCGTCGCGGTCCCGCCCCGCCAGTGA
- the era gene encoding GTPase Era, which produces MPDHVEPPTGTAPDEADQPAHRSGICAIVGRPNVGKSTLLNAILGEKVAITTPVPQTTRHAIRGILTRPGSQIVFVDTPGVHKPKTLLGSRLNDVAQNALDGVDVAVLVTDGAKGVGRGDAYLAELLAASGLPLVGVVNKVDRIGRNAQLPELAALAELAEFDEIVPISARRGEQVDVLVDLITARVSEGPPLYPPAMVTDVDLAHRVAELVREKAMVAMREEVPHSIAVVVEEMGPGRSDGVTAVYATIYVERDSQKGIVIGRQGAVLAQIGTDARPEVEALIGTKVYLDLRVKLAKEWQRDPKKLTELGY; this is translated from the coding sequence GTGCCAGACCACGTCGAGCCCCCCACCGGCACCGCCCCCGACGAGGCTGACCAGCCCGCGCACCGCTCCGGCATCTGCGCCATCGTCGGCCGACCCAACGTCGGCAAGTCGACCCTCCTGAACGCCATCCTCGGCGAGAAGGTCGCCATCACCACCCCGGTCCCCCAGACGACCCGCCACGCGATCCGCGGGATCCTCACACGACCGGGCAGCCAGATCGTCTTCGTCGACACCCCCGGCGTCCACAAGCCGAAGACCCTGCTCGGGTCGCGGTTGAACGACGTCGCCCAGAACGCCCTCGACGGCGTCGACGTCGCGGTGCTCGTGACCGACGGCGCGAAGGGCGTGGGCCGCGGCGACGCCTACCTGGCCGAGCTGCTCGCGGCATCGGGGCTGCCGCTCGTCGGCGTCGTCAACAAGGTGGACCGGATCGGGCGGAACGCCCAGCTGCCGGAGCTCGCCGCGCTGGCGGAGCTCGCCGAGTTCGACGAGATCGTGCCGATCAGCGCCCGTCGCGGCGAGCAGGTCGACGTCCTGGTCGACCTCATCACCGCCCGCGTGTCCGAGGGCCCACCGCTGTACCCGCCGGCGATGGTCACCGACGTGGACCTCGCCCACCGCGTGGCCGAGCTGGTCCGCGAGAAGGCGATGGTGGCGATGCGGGAGGAGGTGCCGCACTCGATCGCGGTCGTGGTGGAGGAGATGGGGCCCGGCCGCAGCGACGGCGTGACCGCGGTGTACGCGACGATCTACGTCGAACGGGACTCCCAGAAGGGCATCGTCATCGGCCGCCAGGGGGCGGTCCTGGCCCAGATCGGCACCGACGCCCGACCGGAGGTCGAGGCCCTGATCGGCACGAAGGTCTACCTGGACCTGCGGGTGAAGCTGGCCAAGGAGTGGCAGCGGGACCCGAAGAAGCTCACCGAGCTGGGCTACTGA